GATGGAGCGTCATCCTCTCCAAGAAGTCGCTGGAAGCGAACAAGAACGATCTGCGGCGTGTGGCGGACTACCCGGGCACGGGTCCGTACAAGTACGTGGAATTCAAGCCGCGCGACAAGTGGGTCTTCGAGAAGAACCCGAACTACTGGAACAAGGAAGTGCCCTATGTTGACCGGATGGAGCGCCTCTCGATTCCGGAGGGCAAGGACCGGGGGACAGCTGTTCTGTCCGGCCAGATCGACTTCGCAGACAGCGTCTCGATGGATACCTACATGGAGGCGCTCAAACGTGAGAACGACGTTGGGGCGCGGCTGAACCCGGTCACCTGGGCGAACACCACGACCTTCAACACCCAGAAGGCGCCGTTCAACGACGCCCGCGTTCGAAGGGCCGTCCACCTGGCCATCAACCGCCAGGATCTGGCCAAGGTGTACGAGCTCTCGGACAACATCAACGTTGGCACCCGGTGGGTCCATCCGAGCAGCCCACTTGCTACCAACAGGGACGACAACCTGAAGCTGCCGGGCTACCGACCGGAGAAGGATGCCGACATCGCCGACGCCAAGAAGCTGATGGCGGCGGCCGGCCTCGAAAACGGCGTCAAGGAGCCGTTGGTGCTGCTCCTGCGCGGTCTCACCGGGCCCGGCATCGAGGTGTACGCACCGGCCTTCCAGGACATGCTCAAGCGGAATCTGGGACTGGAAGCCGTCATCAAGCCTGTCGAGACCTCGGTGTACTGGGACACGGTTCGTGCGGGTGATTACCACCTGACGTGGGGATCTCCGGCCGGCGCGATCAACGATCCGTCTGACTACTGGAGTCAGTGGTTCAAGACGGATGGCCCTCAGAACTACGCGAAGTATTCGAACCCGAAGTTCGACGCCTTGCTTGAGAAGATCGACAAGGAACTCGATCTGGAGAAGCGCAAGGCACTCGCGCACGAGGCGGAGGACCTGCTCGACCAGGAGTGTCCGATGTTCATGCACGGCTGGGTTAACCTTGCGCGGATCTGGCGCAAGGACGTGAAGGGGCTCAACCACGATATCGTCGGCAGCTACATCGTCACGCGCTACGACACCGTCTGGCTCGACCGGTAGCAGGGTCCGATGAACAACTACCTGCTGCGGCGGCTGCTCGTGACGGTTCCGACGATCATCGGCATCACGATGCTGATCTTCCTGGTGATGCGCATCCTGCCCGGCGATCCGGTCTCCGTCGTCTTCGGGCAGGAAGCGTTCGTCTCCCTGAGTGCCGCCGATCAGGAGCGTTTTCGCTCCGATCTCGGCCTCAACAAGCCGCTCTACGCACAGTACCTTGACTGGATGGCCGCTGTCGCGAAGGGCGACCTCGGCCGGTCGTTCTGGCGCAACGACACGGTTGCGGACCTGCTCGCCCGCCGTGGTCCGATCACGGTGCAGATCGCCCTGATGGCGATCGTCTTTTCCTGGCTTGTGGGCATTCCCGTGGGCATCCTGAGTGCTGTTCGGCGTGGGTCCATGCAAGACCACGTGGCACGGCTGCTGGCCACCCTCTTCCTGGCAATCCCGAGCTTCTGGCTCGGCGTTGCCGTGGTGCTCGTCGGCGTTCTCTACTTCTCCTGGCGCCCGCCGATTGAGATCGCCTACCTCTGGACGGACCCGCTCAAGAATCTCCAGATGACGATTGGTCCAGCGATTGCACTTGGGGCCGGGGCGGGTGCGTACGTGGCACGCATCACACGCTCGTCCATCCTGGAGCTCATGTATGCCGACTTTGTGAGAACGGCCAGGGCAAAGGGTGTTGGCGAGCGGCAGGTCATCTGGCGACACGTGTTCATCAACGCTGTGCTGCCCGTCCTGACGCTCTCCGGCCTGATCCTGGCTGGTCTTCTCGGCGGGTCAGTCGCGGTTGAGACGGCGTTCGGCGTACCCGGCCTGGGCACGGCGCTGGTGCGTGCGCTGGCCGACCGAGACTACATGGTCGTCCAGAACCTCGTGCTGGTCTACGCCGTGATCTTCGCAACGGTGAACCTGGCGGTGGACCTCGCGTACGGCTGGTTTGATCCGCGCATCCGCTACGACTAGTTTTGCAGTGGGGAGCGATGTGATGTCCGAGGGTGCAATGCTGGGCGAACCGAACGCCGT
The Chloroflexota bacterium DNA segment above includes these coding regions:
- a CDS encoding ABC transporter substrate-binding protein, which codes for MGLSALSLLTACGQSAPAPAKPGESKPGEAKPAAAPAASKPAENTAAAPTAAPQAAAAKPAATTAVAPSVGTIKAPEANPKRGGVIKIGGFGDPAHFDLDQSPSLVNLWQQSPMYDNLIRFNPNDGGRTIVPDLAEKWEVAPDGSTYTFNLRKGVKFHDGSDFTADDVIATFQRRKAPPEGVVSIRQELFRVIKSIEAPDPFTVKFVMSEPRGYFLEALATGWSVILSKKSLEANKNDLRRVADYPGTGPYKYVEFKPRDKWVFEKNPNYWNKEVPYVDRMERLSIPEGKDRGTAVLSGQIDFADSVSMDTYMEALKRENDVGARLNPVTWANTTTFNTQKAPFNDARVRRAVHLAINRQDLAKVYELSDNINVGTRWVHPSSPLATNRDDNLKLPGYRPEKDADIADAKKLMAAAGLENGVKEPLVLLLRGLTGPGIEVYAPAFQDMLKRNLGLEAVIKPVETSVYWDTVRAGDYHLTWGSPAGAINDPSDYWSQWFKTDGPQNYAKYSNPKFDALLEKIDKELDLEKRKALAHEAEDLLDQECPMFMHGWVNLARIWRKDVKGLNHDIVGSYIVTRYDTVWLDR
- a CDS encoding ABC transporter permease → MNNYLLRRLLVTVPTIIGITMLIFLVMRILPGDPVSVVFGQEAFVSLSAADQERFRSDLGLNKPLYAQYLDWMAAVAKGDLGRSFWRNDTVADLLARRGPITVQIALMAIVFSWLVGIPVGILSAVRRGSMQDHVARLLATLFLAIPSFWLGVAVVLVGVLYFSWRPPIEIAYLWTDPLKNLQMTIGPAIALGAGAGAYVARITRSSILELMYADFVRTARAKGVGERQVIWRHVFINAVLPVLTLSGLILAGLLGGSVAVETAFGVPGLGTALVRALADRDYMVVQNLVLVYAVIFATVNLAVDLAYGWFDPRIRYD